From the genome of Vibrio gangliei, one region includes:
- a CDS encoding sugar O-acetyltransferase, with product MTEFEKMLQGQNFDGLDPSISDLRTRTAQLKLQLNQSITIPEQQVVLKDMLGRIAEDSIITPPFQCEFGKPISIGKSTFLNMNVIMLDNARITIGDHVLVGPNVQFYTASHSLDFESRRRWETFSKPIVVEDDVWIGGNSVILQGVTIGARSVIAANSVVTKDVPPDCLYGGTPAKLIRKIELEK from the coding sequence ATGACTGAATTTGAAAAAATGCTGCAAGGACAAAATTTTGATGGTTTAGATCCCTCTATTTCTGACCTAAGAACACGAACAGCACAACTTAAACTACAGCTTAATCAATCGATTACTATTCCCGAGCAGCAAGTTGTTCTTAAAGACATGTTAGGCCGTATTGCTGAGGACAGTATTATCACGCCACCGTTTCAGTGTGAATTTGGTAAGCCGATTTCTATTGGCAAATCGACATTTCTTAATATGAATGTGATCATGCTCGACAACGCCAGAATTACGATTGGCGATCATGTTTTAGTTGGGCCCAATGTACAGTTTTATACCGCGAGTCATTCTCTCGATTTTGAAAGCCGCCGCCGTTGGGAAACCTTCAGCAAGCCAATTGTCGTTGAAGATGATGTGTGGATTGGTGGCAATAGCGTAATTTTGCAAGGCGTCACGATTGGCGCACGTTCGGTCATTGCCGCTAATTCCGTTGTCACGAAAGATGTCCCACCCGATTGCTTATACGGCGGTACACCAGCGAAATTGATTCGAAAAATTGAATTAGAAAAGTAG
- a CDS encoding cytochrome c oxidase assembly protein: MQNSASNKKLIGYLLLGVVGMFAFGFALVPLYDIMCEKLGINGKTNTVAASSQGVVLDESRTVRVQFMAQVSPNMPWQFEPVQAQMDVHPGQVIRTSYRAINNANVAMIGQAVPSIAPGLAATHFNKIECFCFNHQPLEANSEAELPVIFYVDNDLPESVNRLTLSYTLYDISQQQSKKEKPVLTTSVLSTKARSE; encoded by the coding sequence ATGCAAAACAGTGCAAGTAATAAAAAGCTGATTGGTTACTTATTGCTGGGCGTGGTCGGCATGTTTGCCTTTGGATTTGCCTTGGTGCCTTTGTACGACATTATGTGTGAAAAACTGGGGATCAATGGAAAAACCAATACGGTGGCGGCCAGTTCACAAGGGGTTGTATTGGATGAATCTCGCACCGTGCGTGTGCAGTTTATGGCCCAAGTGAGCCCGAATATGCCGTGGCAATTTGAGCCAGTACAAGCACAAATGGATGTTCACCCCGGGCAAGTGATTAGAACCAGTTATCGTGCAATTAATAATGCCAATGTGGCAATGATTGGGCAGGCTGTACCTTCGATTGCACCAGGTTTAGCTGCCACACATTTTAATAAGATTGAATGTTTTTGTTTTAATCATCAACCGCTTGAAGCTAATAGTGAAGCAGAATTGCCGGTCATTTTTTATGTTGATAATGATCTGCCAGAGTCGGTTAATCGACTCACGCTTTCATATACTTTGTATGACATCTCACAGCAACAAAGTAAGAAGGAAAAACCCGTTTTAACAACATCTGTATTATCAACAAAAGCACGCTCTGAATGA
- a CDS encoding cytochrome c oxidase subunit 3, with translation MDKVSHSASSHDEDYKRQPEVYYVPSESNWPIVGALGLFLIAVGAGLFLQPKGMLSHFGGLVLLGGIVTVVVMMIGWFRNVIQESLSGLYSHQMARSFRQGMSWFIFSEVMFFGAFFGALFYARMIAVPWLGGASNNAMTNEVLWPTFEAIWPLIKTPSGTETQAMPWQGLPLMNTIILLTSSVTLHFSQLSLEKNQRTALIVWLEITIVLAIAFLFYQGQEYIHAYQEMNLTLQSGVYGNTFFLLTGFHGLHVTVGTIFLSVLLARIAFDHFTPRDHFAFQAGSWYWHFVDVVWLCLFIFVYVL, from the coding sequence ATGGATAAAGTCAGCCATTCAGCCAGTTCTCATGATGAGGACTACAAACGACAACCTGAGGTCTATTACGTTCCTAGTGAGAGTAATTGGCCGATTGTTGGCGCTTTAGGGTTATTTTTAATCGCAGTCGGTGCAGGTTTATTTCTGCAACCGAAAGGGATGCTCAGCCATTTTGGTGGCTTGGTATTACTCGGTGGTATTGTGACCGTGGTAGTGATGATGATCGGCTGGTTTCGCAATGTCATTCAAGAGTCGTTATCGGGCTTATATTCTCACCAAATGGCACGGTCATTTCGTCAAGGGATGAGTTGGTTTATCTTTTCTGAAGTCATGTTCTTTGGCGCTTTCTTTGGTGCGCTTTTTTATGCACGAATGATTGCTGTGCCTTGGCTGGGCGGCGCATCGAATAACGCCATGACCAATGAAGTGTTGTGGCCGACCTTTGAAGCGATTTGGCCATTAATCAAAACTCCTTCCGGTACAGAAACACAAGCGATGCCGTGGCAAGGCTTGCCGCTTATGAACACCATTATTCTGCTGACTTCTTCCGTTACTTTGCACTTTTCTCAATTAAGCCTAGAGAAAAATCAACGCACCGCTTTGATTGTGTGGTTAGAAATTACCATCGTGTTAGCCATCGCTTTCTTGTTTTATCAAGGTCAGGAGTACATCCATGCTTATCAAGAAATGAACCTGACTCTGCAATCGGGCGTGTATGGCAACACCTTCTTTCTGTTAACGGGTTTTCATGGATTGCATGTTACGGTTGGGACGATTTTCTTATCGGTATTGTTAGCTCGCATAGCTTTCGACCACTTTACCCCGCGCGATCATTTCGCGTTTCAAGCGGGTAGTTGGTATTGGCACTTTGTCGATGTGGTTTGGCTGTGTTTATTCATCTTTGTGTATGTGCTGTAA
- a CDS encoding COX15/CtaA family protein produces the protein MDNIKPLLWLVRASIALALLVIVLGAYTRISDAGLGCPDWPGCYGQIIVPVHNDDVVRASQLFPGHVIDPHKAWLEMIHRYVAGMLGLLILAIVMVSWRLRQVSNTLPIGLASLVIFQAALGMWTVTLKLMPIIVVLHLFGGFALLCFLMLFYLALRPHSWLQHSGLQDSGSQPPLSQPQRNHRQAQFGFIYKKERIYKKEGIDKKGKITNIDRVNKLYRVGWLALSVLLVQIFLGGWTSSNYAALVCTQLPVCEGNWWQSLHVNGAFTLFQHPLVIENGSYEYGVLDYSSRMTIHVFHRIGALVTAITLFNYAWRIWQAHLSLVFQRAAIGLALLVALQISLGLLNVVLHLPVILAVAHNLVAALLLLNIVFIHSALYLCYLQASRQTYSTHTQPATTLYIKPNHIAEKVKLKGEYSSK, from the coding sequence ATGGACAATATAAAACCTTTGTTGTGGTTAGTGAGAGCCAGCATCGCGCTCGCTTTGCTTGTCATTGTATTAGGGGCTTATACCCGTATTTCAGATGCTGGCTTAGGTTGCCCTGATTGGCCGGGGTGTTATGGGCAAATCATAGTCCCGGTTCACAATGATGATGTGGTGAGAGCCTCGCAGTTGTTTCCTGGGCATGTGATCGACCCACACAAAGCGTGGTTAGAAATGATCCATCGTTATGTGGCAGGCATGCTTGGGCTACTGATTTTAGCGATTGTGATGGTGAGTTGGCGGCTGCGCCAGGTCAGTAATACTTTACCGATTGGTTTGGCATCTCTCGTCATTTTTCAGGCTGCGTTAGGCATGTGGACGGTCACGCTGAAATTAATGCCCATCATCGTGGTATTACATCTCTTTGGTGGTTTTGCCTTGCTTTGTTTTTTAATGTTGTTTTACCTTGCTTTGAGGCCGCACTCTTGGCTGCAACATTCTGGGTTACAAGACTCTGGGTCACAACCGCCGCTAAGCCAACCTCAAAGGAATCATCGACAAGCACAATTTGGCTTTATTTATAAAAAAGAAAGAATTTATAAAAAAGAAGGAATTGATAAAAAAGGCAAAATTACGAATATCGACAGAGTGAATAAGCTATACCGAGTGGGTTGGTTGGCTCTGAGCGTGCTCTTGGTGCAGATCTTCCTCGGCGGTTGGACGTCATCGAACTACGCCGCATTAGTGTGCACTCAGTTGCCTGTTTGTGAGGGGAATTGGTGGCAATCGTTGCATGTGAATGGCGCCTTTACTCTTTTTCAGCATCCGTTAGTGATAGAAAATGGCAGTTATGAATACGGCGTGTTGGATTATTCCTCCCGTATGACCATTCATGTTTTTCATCGGATTGGTGCGTTGGTTACGGCTATTACCTTATTCAACTACGCATGGCGCATTTGGCAGGCCCATTTATCGCTTGTCTTCCAGCGTGCTGCTATTGGGCTTGCTCTGCTGGTTGCGTTGCAAATTTCACTTGGGCTTCTCAATGTGGTTTTACACTTGCCCGTTATTTTAGCGGTGGCACACAATTTAGTCGCAGCACTGCTATTGTTAAACATAGTCTTTATTCATAGTGCTTTGTATTTGTGTTATTTGCAGGCGAGTCGGCAAACATATTCAACCCATACTCAGCCAGCGACGACTTTATATATCAAACCTAATCACATCGCGGAAAAAGTGAAGTTGAAAGGTGAATATTCCTCGAAGTGA
- a CDS encoding RluA family pseudouridine synthase has protein sequence MSCFIPFDTDVSAIPLPEKFTFPFCYEPQALSEIAAKQLQQHLQTQNEWHYNFERDGKMFGVLVVKNTQGEMGFLSAFSGKLADQNHLPYFVPPVFDMLVEGDFFLKGTAPINAINAQIQQLENEPELAQLQQKIEQCQQQAETELETLRLSIIDNRKKRKVLRAQAENTLSGEELQAILIDLGKQSVAEKAQQKHLKAYWADQIAQVQHALQQKLDVIEQFKIERKQQSSQLQQKLFTQYQFLNQNQQKKSLLDIFKHTDNPTPPAGSGECAAPKLLHYAFAHQLTPICMAEFWWGASPKSEIRQHKKYYPACQSKCQPILSHMLQGIELDDNPLLENPAENKNIEIIYQDEAIVVINKPAEFLSVPGVNIKDSAFSRLQALFPDVEGPFVLHRLDMSTSGLLVFALTRRANKSLQKQFITRGVEKRYVALLDGELTQTQGEITLPLRADLEDRPRQMVCFEHGKPAHTTWQLLETHSGKSKVYLYPKTGRTHQLRVHCAHVDGLNMPIIGDDLYGEKANRLHLHAEQLAFDHPYTKERMMFEVEAEF, from the coding sequence ATGTCCTGTTTTATACCTTTTGATACTGATGTTTCTGCCATTCCTTTGCCTGAGAAATTCACGTTTCCGTTTTGCTATGAACCGCAAGCATTAAGTGAAATTGCCGCAAAGCAATTGCAGCAGCACCTACAAACTCAGAACGAATGGCATTATAACTTTGAACGCGACGGCAAGATGTTTGGCGTGTTAGTGGTCAAAAATACTCAAGGTGAAATGGGCTTCTTATCGGCATTTTCGGGGAAATTAGCCGACCAAAACCACCTGCCGTATTTTGTGCCGCCCGTATTTGATATGTTGGTTGAAGGCGATTTTTTCCTTAAAGGTACAGCCCCGATCAATGCGATTAACGCGCAAATACAACAGTTAGAAAACGAACCTGAACTGGCCCAACTTCAGCAAAAAATAGAGCAATGTCAACAACAGGCAGAAACAGAATTAGAAACCCTACGCCTATCCATTATCGACAATCGCAAAAAGCGAAAAGTATTACGTGCACAAGCTGAAAACACACTTTCAGGAGAAGAACTGCAAGCCATATTGATTGATTTAGGCAAACAAAGCGTGGCGGAAAAAGCGCAACAAAAGCACCTAAAAGCGTACTGGGCAGATCAGATCGCTCAAGTACAACACGCTCTACAGCAAAAGCTTGATGTCATTGAACAATTCAAAATTGAGCGCAAACAACAATCGTCTCAACTGCAACAAAAACTGTTTACGCAATACCAATTTTTGAATCAAAACCAGCAAAAGAAATCGCTACTCGACATTTTTAAGCACACGGATAATCCGACGCCTCCGGCTGGCTCTGGGGAATGCGCGGCTCCAAAACTATTACACTACGCGTTTGCGCATCAATTGACCCCAATATGCATGGCCGAATTTTGGTGGGGTGCGTCGCCAAAATCAGAGATCCGCCAGCACAAAAAATACTACCCCGCGTGCCAAAGCAAATGTCAGCCGATCCTTAGTCACATGCTCCAAGGTATTGAATTAGACGATAATCCTCTACTGGAAAACCCTGCCGAAAACAAAAACATTGAAATTATTTATCAAGATGAAGCCATCGTAGTGATCAACAAGCCGGCTGAATTTTTATCGGTACCGGGCGTGAATATCAAAGATTCCGCCTTTAGCCGCTTACAAGCGTTATTTCCAGATGTGGAAGGGCCATTTGTTTTGCATCGGCTCGATATGTCGACATCGGGTTTGCTGGTATTTGCCCTCACCCGCCGTGCCAATAAAAGCCTGCAAAAACAATTTATTACCCGTGGAGTAGAAAAGCGTTACGTCGCGTTATTAGATGGTGAACTCACACAAACACAAGGTGAAATAACTCTTCCACTACGTGCTGATTTGGAAGACAGACCGAGACAAATGGTGTGTTTTGAGCATGGCAAACCGGCCCATACGACTTGGCAATTACTCGAAACTCACAGTGGGAAAAGTAAAGTTTATCTCTATCCAAAAACCGGACGTACCCACCAACTACGTGTGCATTGCGCCCACGTTGATGGATTAAATATGCCGATTATTGGTGATGACCTCTATGGTGAAAAAGCCAATCGCCTGCACTTGCATGCCGAGCAACTAGCCTTTGATCATCCTTATACCAAAGAAAGGATGATGTTTGAGGTTGAGGCGGAGTTTTAG
- a CDS encoding long-chain-fatty-acid--CoA ligase, whose product MMSLAAGLRRNAIYKPNKPALICGEMVITYAQFDDIAGKIATALIAEGLQPGDRVALSCPNLPFFPLVYYGIQKAGGVVVPLNVLLKSREIQYHLEDSEAKFFFCFEGSEQLPMAQEGLKAFGRVDSCEHMVVMCADQKQMQYESLPTLSRFIDRHFPIKDYVAREANDTAVILYTSGTTGQPKGAELTQSNMIMNAFATQTIAELTSRDVHIATLPLFHSFGQTVSLNAAILCGSTIVLVPRFEPHAVAKMIEQYQVTIFAGVPTMYIALNHLDTEADLTSLKLGISGGSSMPAEVLRIFEQKFNVPVIEGYGLSETSPIVCFNHLDAERRVGSIGQTIQGVEIRIVDENHNDVVLGQEGELIVRGHNVMKGYLNRPEETKAAMHDGWFYTGDIARQDELKNVYIVDRVKDLIIRNGFNVYPCEVEEVFMTHPAVAMVVVIGVPHEEYGEEIKAVVTLKPGIEIDAADLQAWGKEQCAAYKYPRTVEIRDELPLGATGKILKKDLRAEFCQ is encoded by the coding sequence ATGATGAGTTTAGCTGCTGGCTTACGCCGCAATGCAATATACAAACCGAATAAACCCGCATTGATTTGTGGTGAGATGGTGATTACTTACGCTCAGTTTGATGATATCGCAGGTAAAATTGCGACGGCTTTGATTGCTGAAGGCTTACAACCAGGTGATCGTGTGGCGTTAAGTTGCCCTAATTTGCCTTTTTTCCCTTTGGTGTATTACGGAATACAAAAAGCGGGTGGCGTGGTCGTTCCATTAAATGTTTTGTTGAAAAGCCGCGAAATTCAATATCACCTTGAAGACAGTGAGGCGAAGTTCTTTTTCTGTTTTGAAGGCTCTGAGCAGTTACCTATGGCACAGGAAGGGCTAAAAGCATTTGGCCGAGTGGATTCTTGTGAGCACATGGTGGTGATGTGTGCCGATCAAAAACAAATGCAATATGAAAGCTTGCCGACACTGAGTCGTTTTATTGATCGTCATTTTCCGATTAAAGATTATGTTGCTCGTGAAGCCAATGACACGGCGGTAATACTCTATACCTCAGGCACCACTGGCCAACCTAAAGGGGCCGAGTTAACACAAAGTAATATGATCATGAATGCGTTTGCGACTCAAACGATCGCGGAATTGACTAGTCGAGATGTCCATATTGCGACCTTGCCTTTATTCCATTCTTTTGGTCAGACGGTGAGTTTAAATGCGGCGATCTTATGCGGTTCAACCATTGTGCTGGTTCCTCGTTTTGAACCTCATGCGGTGGCTAAAATGATTGAACAGTATCAAGTGACCATTTTTGCTGGTGTGCCAACTATGTATATTGCGCTTAATCATTTGGATACCGAAGCGGATTTGACGTCATTAAAATTGGGTATCAGCGGTGGTTCATCGATGCCAGCAGAAGTGCTCCGTATTTTTGAACAAAAGTTCAATGTACCTGTTATTGAAGGTTATGGTTTATCTGAAACGAGCCCGATCGTATGTTTTAATCATTTAGATGCTGAACGCCGAGTTGGGTCAATTGGTCAGACAATTCAAGGCGTAGAAATTCGTATTGTTGATGAAAATCATAATGATGTCGTACTAGGCCAAGAAGGCGAGTTAATAGTGCGTGGGCACAACGTCATGAAAGGCTACTTAAACCGACCAGAAGAAACCAAAGCCGCAATGCATGATGGCTGGTTTTATACCGGTGATATCGCGCGTCAAGATGAGCTGAAGAATGTTTATATTGTTGACCGAGTGAAAGATTTAATTATCCGTAATGGCTTTAATGTGTATCCGTGTGAAGTGGAAGAAGTGTTCATGACTCATCCTGCGGTTGCCATGGTGGTGGTCATTGGCGTTCCGCATGAAGAATATGGCGAAGAAATCAAAGCGGTTGTCACATTAAAACCTGGCATTGAAATTGACGCTGCTGATTTACAAGCGTGGGGGAAAGAGCAATGTGCAGCTTACAAATACCCGCGCACCGTAGAGATTCGTGACGAGCTACCACTAGGTGCGACAGGTAAAATTCTGAAGAAAGATTTACGCGCTGAGTTTTGTCAGTAG
- the cyoE gene encoding heme o synthase translates to MPKSNVIPFPQPSRRYSENKRIAAKYSHHQSAAPAIAPTIKPEDEKPNSVGASLSQRWRKQARLYYSLTKPKVVMLMLLTALVGMCLSTDRKLLLQPLVLGMLGIGLMSGSAAAFNHLIDRRIDGLMKRTQHRPLPSGQLPQWKVIVFASAIGLLGFVVLYSGVNSLTAWLTFASLLGYAVVYTLYLKRATPQNIVIAGIAGAMPPLLGWTAMTNDIHPHAWLLVMIIFIWTPPHFWALAIHRCDEYAKADVPMLPVTHGIEFTKTSVLLYTILLTLVCALPVLFGMSGVVYAVFAIALSVGFIYKACELKFFPKPNSAMQTFRFSIYHLMGLFVALLVDHYVVLNA, encoded by the coding sequence ATGCCTAAATCTAATGTGATCCCATTTCCTCAACCGTCTCGTCGATATAGTGAGAATAAGCGTATTGCGGCCAAGTATTCTCATCACCAGTCTGCTGCACCCGCCATTGCGCCAACGATAAAGCCTGAAGACGAAAAGCCGAATAGCGTTGGCGCGAGTTTAAGCCAAAGATGGAGAAAGCAGGCGCGTTTGTATTATTCCTTAACCAAACCCAAAGTCGTGATGTTGATGTTACTGACAGCCTTGGTGGGTATGTGTTTATCGACCGATAGAAAATTGCTGTTGCAACCATTAGTGCTAGGAATGTTGGGCATTGGGTTGATGTCGGGTTCAGCAGCGGCGTTCAATCACTTAATTGATCGACGCATTGACGGCTTGATGAAGCGGACTCAACATCGGCCGTTGCCATCTGGGCAGTTACCACAGTGGAAAGTGATCGTGTTCGCAAGCGCTATTGGTCTACTTGGTTTTGTGGTGCTGTACAGCGGCGTGAATAGCTTAACGGCTTGGCTGACGTTTGCGAGTTTATTGGGTTATGCAGTGGTGTATACCTTGTATTTAAAACGCGCTACCCCACAAAACATAGTGATTGCAGGTATCGCAGGCGCCATGCCGCCATTATTAGGCTGGACGGCAATGACCAATGATATTCACCCTCACGCATGGCTATTGGTGATGATCATCTTTATTTGGACGCCACCACACTTTTGGGCGTTAGCGATTCATCGTTGTGATGAATATGCCAAGGCTGATGTGCCCATGTTGCCAGTTACACATGGCATTGAATTTACCAAAACCAGTGTGCTGCTTTATACCATCCTGTTAACGCTTGTTTGCGCTTTACCGGTCTTATTTGGCATGAGTGGCGTGGTGTATGCGGTATTCGCTATCGCGTTGTCAGTTGGCTTCATTTATAAAGCGTGTGAACTGAAATTTTTCCCTAAACCCAATAGTGCAATGCAGACGTTCAGATTTTCTATCTATCATTTGATGGGGCTATTTGTGGCCTTATTGGTGGATCATTATGTGGTGTTAAATGCGTGA
- a CDS encoding SURF1 family protein, which translates to MKKILLLSLTVVVFGVMVKLGFWQLDRGQQKQRIEQQLQQWQQGDAVSLATALSSEAVELTGRKVAVRVAPITSQQLPIKTVYWDNQTWQGKVGYLVFQPVKIIDSDLNASQIVLLELGFVAAGRDRQTLPQVASVTQAQSIEGRLYRRQDNPLSEGLMVENMPQTSAIRIQNLALESLAQDWKMPLLGYVIQPMTNLELRDGKQVSEQLPHPWTPVPLSSKRHFGYAVQWFSMATVLLLLVVMFVYRAFQPQKFNGLERHTDLEKHHDLKKDNDKEGNLE; encoded by the coding sequence GTGAAAAAAATTCTGCTGTTGTCATTAACTGTGGTTGTGTTTGGTGTGATGGTCAAATTAGGGTTTTGGCAATTAGACCGAGGTCAGCAAAAACAGCGTATCGAACAGCAATTACAACAATGGCAACAAGGTGATGCAGTGAGCTTGGCGACGGCGTTAAGCAGTGAAGCGGTGGAATTAACAGGGCGTAAAGTCGCGGTGAGGGTCGCCCCAATAACATCGCAACAATTGCCCATCAAAACTGTGTATTGGGACAACCAAACATGGCAAGGAAAGGTGGGCTATTTGGTGTTTCAGCCAGTGAAGATCATCGATTCTGATCTGAATGCCTCACAAATTGTGTTATTAGAACTTGGTTTTGTAGCAGCGGGGCGAGATAGACAAACCTTGCCTCAAGTGGCAAGTGTCACCCAAGCACAAAGCATTGAAGGGCGGTTATATCGCAGACAAGACAATCCACTGAGTGAAGGGCTAATGGTAGAGAACATGCCCCAAACGTCTGCCATTCGTATTCAAAATTTAGCATTAGAGTCTCTCGCACAAGATTGGAAAATGCCGCTGTTGGGCTATGTCATTCAGCCTATGACCAATTTGGAGTTAAGAGACGGCAAGCAAGTGAGTGAGCAATTACCTCACCCTTGGACGCCGGTTCCTCTCAGTTCAAAGCGACATTTTGGCTATGCGGTGCAATGGTTTTCTATGGCGACGGTGTTATTACTGCTGGTGGTGATGTTCGTATACCGAGCGTTTCAGCCCCAGAAATTTAATGGCCTTGAAAGACATACCGACCTTGAAAAACATCACGATCTTAAAAAAGATAACGATAAGGAGGGCAATCTAGAATGA
- a CDS encoding DUF2909 domain-containing protein — MTLVLLFKLVLVLLLLFVIFNLGRALFIMVKREPDDDNPVPMSRYLGRRLLISVIIIMVLLIGLSSGLVAPNPRPY, encoded by the coding sequence ATGACCTTAGTTTTACTTTTCAAACTCGTTCTAGTGCTACTGCTGCTGTTTGTCATTTTTAACCTCGGCCGAGCATTATTTATCATGGTTAAGCGTGAACCAGATGATGATAACCCGGTACCAATGAGTCGCTATTTAGGCCGTCGGTTACTCATTTCGGTCATTATCATCATGGTGCTATTAATTGGCCTTAGCTCCGGATTAGTCGCCCCCAACCCTCGTCCTTATTAA
- a CDS encoding polysaccharide deacetylase family protein: MKTSYLSRLLPAFIGGLTSFYVSNGLAANIAPSQQPPAGIAINNAPQFVAIAFDDNTLVDGQKWVLEQWGQRQNPSGTHNPATYDGTAIHTTFFNTCEAILINPEQENNAGHVKETWYQASLLGHEMANHTLNHLHGLEFSYQQWQEQIGECQKTMNQPFTQVDPEFPNDNEGIDAHAVGFRAPYLEYNDTMLQYLQAQGFKYDASIVEGYDPAHHGGNQYWPYTLNDGSPGADLSTSWGIKPPISQHAGLWEIPVYAFIVPDDETAKQYGIHHSIRDKIAAEMSWFDVQSGKIESGDYNLFYMAKLSGPEVLAIMKYNLDLRLAGNRAPLTFLGHSTQYDDNFDLWVPTESTAAERRKAIEDFLDYALSKPDVRIVSHIELVNWLENPTALPKTCTSHSWQGNQAYQAGQKVSFNGFEWQANWWSFNEEPSAGSWQAWTQLDACRSE; encoded by the coding sequence ATGAAAACATCTTATTTATCTCGATTGTTACCTGCCTTTATTGGTGGATTAACCTCGTTCTATGTTAGCAATGGTCTTGCCGCTAATATCGCACCATCGCAGCAACCACCAGCCGGTATTGCGATTAACAATGCCCCGCAATTTGTGGCAATTGCATTTGACGATAACACCTTGGTCGATGGGCAGAAATGGGTCCTAGAGCAATGGGGACAACGCCAAAATCCTAGCGGCACTCACAATCCAGCCACTTATGATGGAACGGCCATCCACACGACCTTCTTCAATACCTGCGAAGCGATTCTCATCAATCCTGAGCAAGAAAATAACGCCGGCCATGTTAAGGAAACTTGGTATCAAGCCAGTTTACTTGGACATGAAATGGCAAACCATACGCTCAATCACTTGCACGGATTGGAGTTTTCGTATCAGCAGTGGCAGGAGCAGATTGGCGAATGCCAGAAAACGATGAATCAACCTTTTACTCAAGTTGACCCTGAATTTCCTAATGATAATGAAGGTATTGATGCTCACGCAGTTGGCTTTCGCGCCCCCTATTTAGAGTACAACGACACTATGCTGCAATATTTGCAGGCACAAGGCTTTAAATACGATGCCAGTATTGTGGAAGGCTATGACCCTGCTCACCACGGTGGCAACCAATATTGGCCATATACGTTAAATGACGGCAGCCCTGGCGCTGACTTATCCACCAGCTGGGGCATCAAACCACCGATTAGCCAACATGCGGGTTTATGGGAAATTCCTGTTTACGCCTTTATCGTGCCGGATGATGAAACCGCGAAACAGTACGGAATTCATCATTCAATACGAGATAAAATTGCGGCGGAAATGAGTTGGTTCGATGTTCAATCCGGTAAAATTGAGTCTGGCGATTACAATTTATTCTATATGGCAAAATTATCGGGCCCTGAAGTGCTCGCCATTATGAAGTACAACTTAGATCTTCGCTTAGCCGGCAATAGAGCGCCACTCACTTTCCTTGGGCATTCCACCCAATATGATGACAATTTTGATTTATGGGTGCCGACAGAGTCGACCGCGGCCGAACGACGTAAAGCAATTGAAGACTTTTTAGACTACGCCCTGTCAAAGCCTGATGTTCGAATTGTCAGTCATATTGAATTAGTGAACTGGCTAGAAAATCCAACGGCCTTACCAAAAACATGCACCTCTCATTCTTGGCAGGGTAATCAAGCGTATCAAGCAGGACAGAAAGTGAGCTTTAATGGGTTTGAATGGCAAGCCAATTGGTGGTCGTTCAATGAAGAGCCGAGTGCGGGAAGTTGGCAAGCGTGGACGCAGCTTGATGCTTGTCGATCTGAGTAA